The sequence below is a genomic window from Candidatus Eisenbacteria bacterium.
GGTCTTCGGCCCACACCCAGTTGCGCGATATCCAGCGGCCGATCTTCTCGTGGCGTAAAATGTTCATGGCGTCCGCGACCCTCGGGGGTAGTCTAGGCAGCTCGTGGCGGAGGCCTCGCGCATTGCACCGCTCAATGAATTCCTCAAGTTCGGGGTTCAGGAACTCCATTATGACGCACAGCAACTGCTTGCACGTGTGATCCCGGCTGGCACGGAGAATGTGTTGATTCCAAGGGATTACCTGACGCTGGACCAAGGCAAGCAGAAATGCCTTTGCACACTCTTCTTGGGCGATCAGCGAGAGATAGTACCCAGTGGCTGGTGGCTCATTGAGCTTGAGGAACTCTGCGTCATCCAGCAATCGCCGCGCATTCTGGAGAATGGCCCTTACCGATTCTTCGATCCTTTTCACGTGTCAACCCTTTCGATGTCTGCAGACGCCCAACGCCGCGGTCACCTGTGGGCGGAAGTGGCAGTGGCAAGACGTTTCGCCACGAACTACTCAACCCGCCCGTCTGGTGCGGCGCGAGGTTGGACCGAGGCTCCCAAGTGATTACCAATAGCCTGCGACTTACCCGCGGCCACTGTTGCGGCTCGTGTTGGGCCAGAATAGGATGCTAATCACGGACTAGCCAGTCGACGCGACGATAATGATTCCGGCGGTGGTGCAAAGGATAAACAGTCCCCAAAGGGTCCCAATCCCGGGGCCTTCCGAGATCTTGTCATGAGCTACAACAGCGCGGACGAACAGCACTACGCCTGAAGCACCACCTAGAAACAGCAAGAGCATTCCCATGTTTCGGATCATCCTGCAATTCCTCCTTGCCTTTTGCGTCAAGGTCTCCCTGACGTTGCCATTCGGTGTAACTTGTAGTATGCGGAACAAGGTAACTTGACGTACGAGCGAAACCCCGCGGCATACGCTGACAGTGTCGCCGGGCTTCAAGGTGTATCGCCTTCTTTCTCAAGAAGTTAGAAATCCCGGGCGATCGCAATGTAACTCGATAAAAGCAACGAAGTTTCCGGACCCGCCGTCAGCCCATCAGGACCACCAAACGGGAGTATCTATTTCATTGAAAAGCAATCCCTTCCAACCTTGAAACTACAAGACTTCGTGGTGCACAATCCAGCCGCCCGCGAACTTGGGAGCGTCTCATAGCCTTAATGTTTCCCACACTCATGAATATATGTTGTTTCATAGGTAAGAGCAGCATGAGAATCTGTGTTTAAGTCTTCTCCCGTGAAGCAGTACTTGTCAACGAAAATTTATTTTTTGTCGGACAGTCCAGATGTCCTACGACGCAAGCCAGTCTTCGGGTTGAAAATGGAGTGCGGAAATGTTCTCGGGGAGGCTATCTTTCGGGAGAATGGGGAAAAAGGTGACTGTCACTATTTTTCAAGCACAAGTGGGGGACGGCCGGCGCGCCGCCGAATCCAATTGATTAGCTTGAAAATCGGGCGGTGCGCAACGATCCATCTCTCCACCCGGAACTTACCCGGGAAATCCAGCAGCATCAATCCAATCAGTATAGTCAGGATTCCCTGGCCGGGCAGGACCAGCATTAGAATGCCGGCCGCTACGAGGATCCATCCAAGAAGGTTCTTCCCAGCCAGAAGCACTGCCCGAATCGCCGGGGGCTTTCCGGCCCACAGCATTCTGCTCCGTCTGGGATGTGCGAAGTAATCTGCAGGGACTCGGATCATTAGCATCGGGACAGCAACTATGCCCACGATGAAAGTTACGACCGAAACTCCGGTTGCCCACCAGATTGCCGTTCCGTAACCCTGAACCCAGTTCATTATCTGCATCTGATGCCCAGAAATAGGTGCCTGTCACTGTTTTCAATCATCTTCATTTGATTCCCTGCCCGGAGCTTCTCCCACCATGCAGGAACTGTCAACAGGAGTCTCGTTTCCTGACGGCAAGCCAGGACGTCTTTCAACAGAGGCAGCCTCTGGACGAGTTGACTGATTTGTGGTAGTGTATCCGGACGGTTTGAACCTCAGTGGTCAAGGTCCGGTTTCACGACAATAGGGAGGAGGTTGAACATGGAGTACGGAAATGTTCTCGGGATGATGAAGGGACTCTACAAT
It includes:
- a CDS encoding AbiV family abortive infection protein, producing the protein MKRIEESVRAILQNARRLLDDAEFLKLNEPPATGYYLSLIAQEECAKAFLLALVQRQVIPWNQHILRASRDHTCKQLLCVIMEFLNPELEEFIERCNARGLRHELPRLPPRVADAMNILRHEKIGRWISRNWVWAEDPEYDKEARDIAEGERDRQKQDALYVRLAPDGGLAAVRATMTNADVTAEMERAARMAGLVDRLLEGDPHPGLDYAKVEEAFRLLFTEPPAVRGDI
- a CDS encoding PGPGW domain-containing protein: MNWVQGYGTAIWWATGVSVVTFIVGIVAVPMLMIRVPADYFAHPRRSRMLWAGKPPAIRAVLLAGKNLLGWILVAAGILMLVLPGQGILTILIGLMLLDFPGKFRVERWIVAHRPIFKLINWIRRRAGRPPLVLEK